The proteins below come from a single Necator americanus strain Aroian chromosome V, whole genome shotgun sequence genomic window:
- a CDS encoding hypothetical protein (NECATOR_CHRV.G17639.T2) gives MKIKLSVNRKIEELGWTVLPHPPYSPDLAPSEYHLIRSMHHGLSEKKFNNIDEVRSWVASYFDSQPTKFFDDGIQMIDGEALLIVVENIVWNKDLL, from the coding sequence atgaaaataaagctatccgtaaatcgaaaaatcgaagagttgGGCTGGACAGTTTTGCCGCATCCGCCGTATAGTCCGGACTTGGCTCCTTCAGAATACCATCTAATTCGATCGATGCATCACGGATTGTCggagaaaaagttcaacaatATCGACGAAGTCCGATCTTGGGTCGCATCATACTTCGACTCACAGCCAACCAAATTCTTTGACGACGGCATCCAGATGATCGATGGCGAAGCGTTGTTGATAGTTGTTGAGAATATTGTTTGGAATAAAGACTTGttataa
- a CDS encoding hypothetical protein (NECATOR_CHRV.G17642.T1), translated as MSLPSGASAKAGVLTRIELGCHFMPTSTQFHCNGSFRTSKWLAKKWLRKKKTIFSSPCKGKGTTDNPGAFVSFYLAFYFCLLLVCLRGF; from the exons ATGAGCTTGCCTAGTGGTGCATCTGCGAAAGCAGGGGTACTCACGAGGATAGAGTTAGGATGCCATTTCATGCCCACCTCTACACAA tttcACTGCAATGGATCTTTCCGAACTTCGAAATGGTTAGCTAAGAAATggttaagaaagaaaaaaacaattttctccaGTCCATGCAAAGGCAAAGGAACTACAG ATAATCCAGGCGCCTTCGTATCCTTCTACCTAGCCTTCTACTTCTGTCTTCTATTAGTGTGTCTACGTGGTTTTTAG
- a CDS encoding hypothetical protein (NECATOR_CHRV.G17639.T1), whose amino-acid sequence MHHGLSEKKFNNIDEVRSWVASYFDSQPTKFFDDGIQMIDGEALLIVVENIVWNKDLIFLKTSNIFREVLSIMRMHSTTKGKKIDSPARINTDIRT is encoded by the exons ATGCATCACGGATTGTCggagaaaaagttcaacaatATCGACGAAGTCCGATCTTGGGTCGCATCATACTTCGACTCACAGCCAACCAAATTCTTTGACGACGGCATCCAGATGATCGATGGCGAAGCGTTGTTGATAGTTGTTGAGAATATTGTTTGGAATAAAGACTT gatttttctaaaaacctCTAACATATTCCGTGAAGTGCTTTCAATTATGCGGATGCATTCTACcacgaaaggaaagaaaattgacTCACCAGCTCGAATAAATACAG ACATAAGGACATAA
- a CDS encoding hypothetical protein (NECATOR_CHRV.G17641.T2): MHGGSILNWIKLALHLAQMTPLLTSTFFPREHEFNAAEKYQITLGTLDLCMSACYEENDCTFVKYDEGVCTIYIDGTDVQLPSDRVFEINRNLTDPSCECKISTPKEMAFKRIAAKTRDTRLCRETPNDVTAVYEYVKDSLRFYSTDSSGFLPGGTRPNYNSVLSKVGEGIAHPGNIFARLEFLFTRNPEPQCTAVPVFVRANHRRLFFGDVYNTTGYYFLNGYVYAESCRCISGECCGTTAATTVCGVSCIAENASDIEAVISIKKYTIYSGDGDKKKVEGCATAEDYHKDAFCGELNTLISKTPTQQTVVFRADTNTKTVREQQYDENGR; this comes from the exons ATGCATGGTGGTAGTATCCTCAACTGGATCAAACTGGCTTTGCACCTCGCACAG ATGACACCTCTGCTCACGTCCACCTTTTTTCCAAGAGAACATGAGTTCAACGCAGCTGAAAAATACCAAATCACGCTTGGAACACTCGATCTGTGCATGAGCGCCTGCTACGAAGAGAATGATTGCACCTTCGTCAAATACGATGAG GGTGTATGCACGATCTACATCGATGGGACTGACGTGCAACTACCCAGTGATAGAGTGTTTGAAATAAATCGCAACCTAACAGATCCCTCATGTGAATGCAAGATATCGACACCAAAAGAAATGGCGTTCAAGAGGATTGCAGCCAAGACCAGAGATACAAGACTTTGCAGAGAGACGCCAAATGATGTGACTGCTGTCTATGAATACGTAAAGGATTCCCTCCGCTTCTATTCAACTGATTCTTCCGGATTCCTTCCAGGAGGAACAAGACCCAATTACAA CTCCGTCCTCTCTAAAGTGGGAGAGGGGATCGCGCACCCCGGGAACATATTTGCAAGACTGGA GTTCCTATTTACGAGGAATCCGGAACCACAATGCACGGCTGTACCTGTATTTGTTCGAGcta ATCACCGCCGGTTGTTCTTTGGGGACGTGTACAACACCACCGGCTACTACTTCCTTAATGGCTACGTGTATGCGGAGAGTTGTCGCTGCATTTCGGGGGAGTGTTGTGGAACg ACTGCTGCGACAACTGTATGCGGTGTTTCCTGCATTGCAGAAAACGCGTCAGATATTGAAGCTGTCATCAGCATCAAAAAATACACCATATATTCCGGCGATGGTGATAAGAAGAAAGTAGAAGGTTGCGCG ACCGCCGAAGACTATCACAAGGACGCTTTCTGTGGTGAACTCAACACGTTGATATCCAAGACACCCACCCAGCAGACAGTTGTCTTCAGAGCTGATACGAACACAAAGACGGTACGCGAACAACAGTACGATGAAAATGGAAGATGA
- a CDS encoding hypothetical protein (NECATOR_CHRV.G17642.T3) has product MGRCNEFHCNGSFRTSKWLAKKWLRKKKTIFSSPCKGKGTTDNPGAFVSFYLAFYFCLLLVCLRGF; this is encoded by the exons ATGGGACGTTGCAACGAG tttcACTGCAATGGATCTTTCCGAACTTCGAAATGGTTAGCTAAGAAATggttaagaaagaaaaaaacaattttctccaGTCCATGCAAAGGCAAAGGAACTACAG ATAATCCAGGCGCCTTCGTATCCTTCTACCTAGCCTTCTACTTCTGTCTTCTATTAGTGTGTCTACGTGGTTTTTAG
- a CDS encoding hypothetical protein (NECATOR_CHRV.G17637.T1) — MEKNICYRQRRRKEVVYDDCVLEESLSQGDWHIEEDPNVDYEMLLRGLRACAECAWMPRTTNLDRISKSTTELWERRRALTLDPNASHIERLVANISCRKALQEDLCGSSRI; from the coding sequence atggaaaagaacatctgctatcggcaacgaaggagaaaagaagtcgtctacgacgattgcgtactcgaggaatccttgtcccaaggtgattggcacatcgaggaggacccaaacgtggactacgagatgctgctcagaggattacgagcttGTGCTGAGTGTGCCTGGatgccgcgcacgacaaacttggatcgaatttcgaagagcACCACGGAATTgtgggaaagaagaagggctctgacgcttgatccgaatgcatcgcacattgagcgctTAGTTGCAAAcattagctgcagaaaagcgctgcaggaggatctttgcGGATcttcgcgaatataa
- a CDS encoding hypothetical protein (NECATOR_CHRV.G17636.T3), whose protein sequence is MTPMLTSTFFPREHEFKAAEKYQITLGTLDLCMTACYKENDCTFVKYEEARGACTIYIDGTDVQPPSDTVYEINRNLTDSSCECKIPTPTEVTFKSIEAKPTDSSKSCNGIPDAVTAVYVYFKGDLRLYSTDPSELIRGEPVLK, encoded by the exons ATGACACCTATGCTCACGTCCACCTTTTTTCCAAGAGAACATGAGTTCAAAGCAGCTGAAAAATACCAAATTACGCTTGGAACACTCGATCTATGTATGACCGCCTGCTACAAAGAGAATGACTGCACTTTCGTCAAATACGAAGAGGCTAGG GGCGCATGCACAATCTACATCGATGGGACTGACGTGCAGCCACCCAGTGATACAGTGTATGAAATAAATCGCAACCTAACAGATTCCTCATGTGAATGCAAGATACCGACACCAACAGAAGTGACGTTCAAGAGCATTGAAGCCAAGCCCACCGACAGCAGCAAGTCGTGCAATGGAATCCCAGATGCAGTGACTGCTGTTTATGTATATTTCAAAGGGGATTTGCGCCTCTATTCGACTGACCCTTCCGAATTGATTCGAGGAGAGCCCGTTTTGAAGTGA
- a CDS encoding hypothetical protein (NECATOR_CHRV.G17638.T1), with translation MARRGDRISRWTTDGCTTRPTPPTFRDGSFSPRIRHSTSVPSFICRTSLALGLLQCNHVKFDTLCSSEKGMHVSVCGHCSRVAGTQSPWRVVLGPESKTS, from the coding sequence atggccagacgaggtgacaggatctcaagatggacgacagatgggtgcacaacaaggccaacaccgcctacatttcgcgacggaagcttctctccacgaattcGTCATTCGActagtgtaccgtcattcatctgtcgtacgtcgctcgcacttggtctcctgcagtgcaatcacgtgaaatttgatacgctctgcagctctgAGAAGGGAATGCacgtcagcgtctgtggacactgttctcgcgttgcaGGTacacagtctccatggcgagtcgtgcttGGTCCAGAATCGAAGAcatcctga
- a CDS encoding hypothetical protein (NECATOR_CHRV.G17643.T1), translated as MEQVHSEAIEVNAKSLVIEPSVLALVCAVLLVLITTIVLVFRALRDKADTFLIVGLSDSGKTHIFGKIANKNTEPVTYTSFQENVLDLDIKGKHLKVVDFPGAERLRKQLVEKWLKKGCTSLRGITFVVDSSSFSKRARDVAEFLYDVALETGKKVPILVACNKQDHGLAKSSQVIRSSLEKEIGMINKTRAAALTTTDGSSFRSTLTNTGANFSWEDLPRPVEFVECCAVEGAPVGLDAIRSWIKL; from the exons ATGGAACAGGTACATTCTGAGGCAATTGAAGTAAATGCGAAATCACTGGTAATAGAACCTAGCGTTCTTGCTCTAGTCTGCGCTGTTCTTCTTGTCCTAATAACGACTATTGTCTTGGTCTTCAG AGCTCTGAGAGATAAAGCAGACACCTTCTTGATAGTTGGTCTGAGCGATTCTGGGAAAACGCACATATTTGGAAAGATAGCGAATAAAA ATACTGAACCTGTGACATACACATCTTTCCAAGAGAATGTACTGGACCTCGATATCAAGGGCAAGCATCTGAAG GTGGTTGACTTCCCCGGTGCCGAACGGCTTCGCAAGCAGCTTGTTGAGAAATGGTTGAAGAAG GGATGCACTTCTTTACGTGGGATAACGTTCGTCGTGGATTCGTCCTCCTTCTCTAAACGTGCTCGAGATGTGGCAGAGTTCCTCTATGACGTGGCTTTGGAGACTGGAAAAAAG GTCCCCATTCTCGTTGCCTGCAATAAACAGGATCATGGACTTGCAAAAAGCAGCCAG GTTATACGCTCTTCTCTGGAGAAAGAAATAGGCATGATCAACAAAACTCGCGCCGCTGCTCTAACAACCACCGATGGTTCATCGTTCCGAAGTACGCTAACGAATACTGGAGCAAATTTTTCGTGGGAAGATTTACCAAG GCCGgttgaattcgttgaatgttGCGCTGTCGAAGGAGCTCCTGTCGGTTTGGATGCTATCAGAAGTTGGATCAAGCTTTGA
- a CDS encoding hypothetical protein (NECATOR_CHRV.G17642.T2), giving the protein MAFFHPFHCNGSFRTSKWLAKKWLRKKKTIFSSPCKGKGTTDNPGAFVSFYLAFYFCLLLVCLRGF; this is encoded by the exons ATGGCATTTTTTCATCCA tttcACTGCAATGGATCTTTCCGAACTTCGAAATGGTTAGCTAAGAAATggttaagaaagaaaaaaacaattttctccaGTCCATGCAAAGGCAAAGGAACTACAG ATAATCCAGGCGCCTTCGTATCCTTCTACCTAGCCTTCTACTTCTGTCTTCTATTAGTGTGTCTACGTGGTTTTTAG
- a CDS encoding hypothetical protein (NECATOR_CHRV.G17641.T1), translating into MHGGSILNWIKLALHLAQMTPLLTSTFFPREHEFNAAEKYQITLGTLDLCMSACYEENDCTFVKYDEGVCTIYIDGTDVQLPSDRVFEINRNLTDPSCECKISTPKEMAFKRIAAKTRDTRLCRETPNDVTAVYEYVKDSLRFYSTDSSGFLPGGTRPNYNSVLSKVGEGIAHPGNIFARLESKDYSLIYLCYFFCYSSFAIVIVKRFLFTRNPEPQCTAVPVFVRAKNASDIEAVISIKKYTIYSGDGDKKKVEGCAVAARKATITWSNLAQRRQKAPLYDCGIAEDRNSGS; encoded by the exons ATGCATGGTGGTAGTATCCTCAACTGGATCAAACTGGCTTTGCACCTCGCACAG ATGACACCTCTGCTCACGTCCACCTTTTTTCCAAGAGAACATGAGTTCAACGCAGCTGAAAAATACCAAATCACGCTTGGAACACTCGATCTGTGCATGAGCGCCTGCTACGAAGAGAATGATTGCACCTTCGTCAAATACGATGAG GGTGTATGCACGATCTACATCGATGGGACTGACGTGCAACTACCCAGTGATAGAGTGTTTGAAATAAATCGCAACCTAACAGATCCCTCATGTGAATGCAAGATATCGACACCAAAAGAAATGGCGTTCAAGAGGATTGCAGCCAAGACCAGAGATACAAGACTTTGCAGAGAGACGCCAAATGATGTGACTGCTGTCTATGAATACGTAAAGGATTCCCTCCGCTTCTATTCAACTGATTCTTCCGGATTCCTTCCAGGAGGAACAAGACCCAATTACAA CTCCGTCCTCTCTAAAGTGGGAGAGGGGATCGCGCACCCCGGGAACATATTTGCAAGACTGGAGTCAAAAGATTACTCATTGATAtatctttgttattttttttgttatagtaGCTTTGCCATTGTTATAGTAAAAAG GTTCCTATTTACGAGGAATCCGGAACCACAATGCACGGCTGTACCTGTATTTGTTCGAGcta AAAACGCGTCAGATATTGAAGCTGTCATCAGCATCAAAAAATACACCATATATTCCGGCGATGGTGATAAGAAGAAAGTAGAAGGTTGCGCGGTAGCTGCGAGGAAGGCTACAATAACCTGGTCCAacttggctcaacgtcgtcaaaaagcgcctttgtacgactgcggaaTAGCAGAGGATAGAAACTCTGGGTCATAA
- a CDS encoding hypothetical protein (NECATOR_CHRV.G17640.T1) — protein MRKSLDDKSQKKKYQAVEEEANLLKSDVISRSQCHKWFQRFENGNESLEDEEHRRRPQVVDDELLKKAIESDPTQTTRKLAQGFGCSNSTIDEHLHTIGKTNRCGKWVPHKLSDENKAIRKSKNRRVGLDSFAASAV, from the exons ATGAGGAAATCACTAGATGACAAAagccaaaagaagaaataccAAGCagtagaagaagaagcaaatttacTAAAATCTG atgtGATTTCGCGAAGTCAATGCCACAAATGGTTTCAacgctttgaaaatggaaatgagagcttagaagacgaagaacacCGACGTCGTCCTCAAGTTGTAGACGACGAAttactgaagaaggcgatcgaGTCTGATCCGACACaaactacaagaaaacttGCCCAGGGATTCGGATGTTCGAATTCGACAATTGACGAACATTTACATACAATCGGGAAGACAAATCGGTGCGGCAAATGGGTTCCTCATAAGCtgagtgatgaaaataaagctatccgtaaatcgaaaaatcgaagagttgGGCTGGACAGTTTTGCCGCATCCGCCGTATAG